One window of Flavobacterium ammonificans genomic DNA carries:
- a CDS encoding UDP-2,3-diacylglucosamine diphosphatase, with the protein MKNKRKLPLVVLSDVHLGTYGCHANELVYYLKSIQPEMLVLNGDIIDIWNFSKRYFPAAHMNVLRQILKMSNQGTKVVYITGNHDEALRKYSDTNLGNIELVDKLILELDDKKVWIFHGDVFDSSTKGYAKIIAKLGGKGYDLLILINCFVNWLLVLTGKEKRSFSKKIKDSVKKAVAFISNFETTAAEIAIEKKFDYVVCGHIHKPQMKEVSNENGKVVYLNSGDWVENLSALEYNKKKWRIYRYQKIDYTNQTQDSIEDSIINDIVSKILA; encoded by the coding sequence ATGAAAAATAAACGAAAACTCCCTCTTGTAGTTTTAAGTGATGTACACTTGGGAACTTATGGATGTCATGCTAATGAATTAGTCTATTATCTTAAATCCATTCAGCCTGAAATGCTAGTTCTAAATGGTGATATCATTGATATTTGGAACTTCTCTAAAAGATATTTTCCTGCAGCTCACATGAATGTATTGCGACAAATTTTAAAAATGTCCAATCAAGGCACCAAAGTGGTATATATTACTGGTAATCATGATGAAGCATTACGAAAATATTCTGACACTAATTTAGGTAATATTGAATTAGTAGATAAACTAATCTTAGAGCTTGACGATAAAAAAGTATGGATTTTTCACGGAGATGTTTTTGATTCTTCTACTAAAGGCTATGCGAAAATAATTGCGAAACTAGGTGGTAAAGGGTATGACTTACTAATCCTCATCAATTGTTTTGTGAATTGGTTATTAGTTCTCACCGGAAAAGAAAAAAGAAGCTTCTCAAAAAAAATCAAAGACAGCGTTAAAAAGGCGGTGGCATTCATCTCTAATTTTGAAACTACTGCTGCAGAAATCGCAATCGAAAAGAAATTTGATTATGTTGTTTGCGGGCATATTCATAAACCACAAATGAAAGAGGTTTCTAACGAAAACGGAAAAGTAGTTTACTTAAATAGTGGAGACTGGGTTGAAAACTTGAGTGCATTGGAATACAACAAAAAGAAGTGGCGCATCTATCGCTATCAAAAAATTGATTATACCAATCAAACACAAGACTCAATTGAGGATAGCATTATAAATGATATTGTTAGTAAAATTTTAGCATAA
- a CDS encoding glycosyltransferase family protein has translation MKIFYAIQATGNGHISRAMQLYPYLQKFGEVDFFMSGSNASLAIDLPVKYKSAGCSLFYSTCGGLDYWKIAKNVRPLQMIKEAKSLPLKKYDVIINDFDSITSLACKMQKVHSVQLGHQASFVSKNTPRPDKKSIMGEMILKHYASAPKNIGLHFEKYDSFIVPPIIKEEIQQAKPKNLGHITVYLPSFDISCLEKAFQNMPNQEFHWFLNDIKTKQKLGNITYYPVNQADFNESLINCHGIITGGGFETPAEALFLRKKILSIPIQKHYEQECNAAALKKMGVPVVYEVGDDFDSVIENWLNTDTPMPLIQANDINATLQYLFDTYKD, from the coding sequence ATGAAAATTTTTTACGCCATACAAGCCACTGGAAACGGACATATTAGTAGAGCGATGCAACTCTATCCGTATTTACAGAAATTCGGAGAGGTCGATTTTTTTATGAGCGGTAGTAATGCAAGTCTTGCTATTGATCTGCCAGTAAAATATAAAAGTGCAGGTTGTAGTTTATTTTACAGTACCTGTGGCGGTTTGGATTATTGGAAAATCGCAAAAAACGTTCGCCCTTTACAAATGATTAAAGAAGCCAAATCACTACCATTAAAGAAATATGATGTGATCATCAATGACTTTGACTCCATTACTTCTTTGGCTTGCAAAATGCAAAAAGTACATTCCGTTCAATTGGGACACCAAGCCAGTTTTGTATCTAAAAACACCCCAAGACCCGATAAGAAAAGTATAATGGGCGAAATGATTTTAAAACATTATGCTTCCGCACCCAAAAATATTGGATTGCATTTTGAAAAATACGATTCGTTTATTGTTCCTCCTATCATTAAAGAAGAAATTCAGCAAGCTAAGCCGAAAAACTTAGGACATATTACTGTTTACTTACCTTCATTTGACATATCCTGTTTAGAAAAAGCATTCCAGAATATGCCAAACCAAGAATTTCATTGGTTTCTGAATGACATCAAAACAAAACAAAAATTAGGAAATATCACATACTATCCTGTAAATCAAGCCGATTTTAATGAAAGTCTAATCAATTGTCATGGAATAATCACTGGCGGGGGATTTGAGACTCCAGCAGAAGCATTATTCCTTAGAAAAAAAATACTGAGTATCCCAATTCAAAAACACTACGAACAAGAATGTAATGCTGCGGCATTGAAAAAAATGGGCGTACCAGTTGTTTATGAAGTCGGTGATGACTTTGATAGTGTAATTGAAAATTGGCTAAATACAGATACTCCAATGCCTTTGATTCAAGCCAATGACATCAATGCAACATTACAATATCTATTTGACACCTATAAAGATTAA
- a CDS encoding acyl transferase gives MISSHDIFTISNQKQFDKIALKIFRFQYENNLVYREFCDFLKTDVQKVKSIEQIPFLPIQFFKSHSVISSTNPIETTFTSSGTTGMITSKHIVTDLSIYEESYRKGFSQFYGNIEDYVVLALLPSYLERESSSLIHMVDDLIQLSNQDESGFYLHNYDELIAKLIQLDHAGQNVILIGVTYALLDLVEKHSFQLENTIIMETGGMKGKRKEMIREELHQELCNGFGVKSIHSEYGMTELLSQAYSLGEGIFECPSWMQILVRDTEDALSYVREGKTGGINVIDLANINSCSFIATQDLGKKYSNGSFEVLGRFDHSDIRGCNLMVV, from the coding sequence TTGATTTCATCTCACGATATATTTACCATTAGTAATCAAAAGCAGTTTGACAAAATCGCTTTGAAAATTTTTCGTTTTCAATACGAGAATAATCTAGTGTACCGTGAATTTTGTGATTTTTTAAAAACGGATGTCCAAAAAGTAAAATCAATTGAGCAAATTCCGTTTTTACCCATTCAGTTTTTCAAAAGTCATTCAGTGATTTCTTCTACTAATCCTATAGAAACTACTTTTACTAGTAGTGGCACAACAGGAATGATCACGAGCAAACATATAGTTACTGACCTAAGTATTTATGAAGAGAGCTACCGTAAAGGATTTTCTCAATTCTATGGCAACATTGAAGATTATGTAGTATTAGCATTGCTTCCGTCTTATTTAGAAAGAGAAAGCTCTTCCTTAATTCATATGGTTGATGATTTAATTCAACTTTCCAATCAAGATGAAAGCGGTTTTTACCTTCACAATTATGACGAACTCATTGCAAAATTAATTCAATTAGATCATGCAGGACAAAATGTAATTTTAATTGGAGTTACGTATGCCCTATTAGATTTGGTTGAAAAACATTCATTCCAATTAGAAAACACAATCATTATGGAAACGGGAGGAATGAAAGGAAAGCGCAAAGAAATGATTCGCGAAGAATTGCACCAAGAACTCTGCAATGGATTTGGTGTTAAATCAATACATTCCGAATATGGAATGACCGAACTATTGTCACAAGCTTATTCATTGGGTGAAGGAATTTTCGAATGTCCGTCATGGATGCAAATTCTAGTTCGAGACACTGAAGATGCATTATCTTATGTTCGAGAAGGCAAAACTGGAGGTATTAACGTAATTGATTTAGCCAACATTAATTCCTGTTCATTTATTGCTACTCAAGACTTAGGAAAAAAATACTCTAATGGAAGTTTTGAAGTTCTAGGTCGCTTTGATCATTCTGATATAAGAGGGTGTAATTTAATGGTGGTTTAA
- a CDS encoding DUF3078 domain-containing protein, which yields MKLKLSCLFFIFSLSVFSQDTIQLQPKDSLSHWRNKNKVGFDISQIAFVNWSAGGNSAISGLIKGDFSRVYTKGNQKWVNELMVRYGLNKQDGVDLRKTDDLIQLSSTFGYRKDSITNWYHSAKFNFNTQFSNGYAYPNTEKAISRLFAPAYIFLGVGAENASKSKHRIFYISPFTFKTTFVLDQALANQGAFGVTKAVVDSNGLIITNGKQTRTELGFLFTSYYKTEIAKNIVWINKLVLYSDYINKFGNIDIDYDFRLDLTVNQHVKVNIGAQFIYDDDIKAKKQIDGKQVTLGPKLQIRQMLGVGLVYTF from the coding sequence ATGAAGCTTAAATTAAGTTGTTTGTTTTTTATTTTTTCATTGTCAGTCTTTAGTCAAGATACTATTCAATTACAACCTAAGGACTCTCTATCTCATTGGAGAAACAAAAACAAAGTTGGATTTGATATTTCGCAGATTGCCTTTGTGAACTGGAGTGCTGGAGGTAATAGTGCTATCTCAGGTTTAATAAAAGGAGATTTTTCTAGAGTGTACACCAAAGGAAATCAGAAATGGGTAAATGAATTAATGGTTCGCTATGGCCTCAATAAGCAAGATGGGGTTGATTTACGAAAAACGGATGATTTAATTCAATTGAGTTCCACTTTTGGTTATAGAAAAGACTCAATTACAAACTGGTATCATTCAGCTAAATTTAATTTTAACACGCAGTTTAGTAATGGATATGCTTATCCTAATACTGAGAAAGCAATTTCTAGATTGTTTGCACCGGCTTATATATTTTTAGGAGTCGGAGCTGAAAATGCAAGTAAATCGAAACATAGAATATTTTATATCTCTCCTTTTACTTTTAAAACTACCTTTGTATTGGATCAAGCCTTAGCCAATCAAGGCGCGTTTGGTGTAACTAAAGCTGTAGTAGATTCGAATGGTTTAATTATTACAAATGGAAAACAGACTAGGACTGAGTTGGGGTTTTTATTTACAAGTTATTACAAAACAGAGATTGCCAAAAATATTGTTTGGATTAATAAATTAGTATTGTATTCGGATTATATCAACAAATTTGGGAATATTGATATTGATTATGACTTTCGATTGGATTTAACCGTAAATCAACATGTAAAAGTAAATATTGGCGCGCAATTCATTTATGATGATGATATCAAAGCTAAAAAACAGATTGATGGCAAACAAGTAACATTGGGTCCAAAACTCCAGATAAGACAAATGTTAGGAGTTGGACTGGTTTATACTTTTTAA